The sequence ACCCGATTCAACAGTACAACGATCGCCCATTGGGAAGCCAAGACCCGCGTTTGCGCCTAGAAGGCAGTTTTCGCCAATAGAGATAACCATAGTACCTCCACCAGATAGCGTACCCATGATAGAAGCGCCGCCGCCGATGTCTGAACCGTTACCCACAACAACACCAGCAGAGATACGACCTTCAACCATGCTTACGCCAGTTGTACCTGCGTTGAAGTTGATGAAGCCTTCGTGCATAACTGTTGTGCCTTCACCCACATGTGCGCCAAGACGAACACGAGAAGTATCAGCAATACGAATACCTGTTGGTACCACGTAATCCACCATTTTAGGGAACTTGTCTACGCAATCTACAGATAGAGCGCGACCAGCTAGGCGAGCTTCGATTTGACGCTCAGCCAGCTCAGGAAGATCGATTGGACCTTCGTTAGTCCATGCGATGTTGTGCAGTAGACCGAAGATACCGTCTAGTACCGTACCGTGTGGTTGAACTAGGCGGTTAGAGATAAGTTGTAGCTTAAGGAAGCCTTCAGCAACAGATGCTGGCTTCTCGTCAGTTGCAAGAACAACAAGAACAAGTGGCTGCTCAGATGCTGCTTTTTCTGCGAAAGATGCGTTTGCTGCATCGTCGTTTGCTGCGAATGCTTTCGCTAGTTCTGCGCTTTGTGCAGCAGAGAT is a genomic window of Vibrio sp. ED004 containing:
- the dapD gene encoding 2,3,4,5-tetrahydropyridine-2,6-dicarboxylate N-succinyltransferase — protein: MAYFSLAFGTATKNRDNKIIEAFFPNPLLNPSDALVAAVGEVAGYTEGNQAIEISAAQSAELAKAFAANDDAANASFAEKAASEQPLVLVVLATDEKPASVAEGFLKLQLISNRLVQPHGTVLDGIFGLLHNIAWTNEGPIDLPELAERQIEARLAGRALSVDCVDKFPKMVDYVVPTGIRIADTSRVRLGAHVGEGTTVMHEGFINFNAGTTGVSMVEGRISAGVVVGNGSDIGGGASIMGTLSGGGTMVISIGENCLLGANAGLGFPMGDRCTVESGLYVTAGTKVRMLDKEGNEVEIIKARDLAGVSDLLFRRNSITGQIECLANKSAVELNSELHSNN